In one window of Candidatus Deferrimicrobiaceae bacterium DNA:
- the hypE gene encoding hydrogenase expression/formation protein HypE, protein MTVLLAHGEGGRRSRDLVERTIAARFANPLLAPLFDSALLGAPGGDLAFTTDGYVVTPRFFPGADIGRLAVCGTVNDLAVCGAAPIALSCAFILEEGLPVSELERVADAMRAAADEAGVPIATGDTKVVERGKGDGIFVTTAGVGVIRSGWRPRPEATLPGDKVILTGTMGDHHLAVLIARNKMAIDADIRSDAAPLNGLLLPAVDRFGPAIRIMRDATRGGVGVTLNELAHASGRRIVLDESRLPVSQAVSAVCEILGFDPLFLANEGKALLIVAAEAADEALALLSRHEYGRDAAIVGRVADGAPGVLLETRAGGLRAVDYPAGDALPRIC, encoded by the coding sequence GTGACGGTCCTGCTCGCCCACGGCGAAGGGGGCCGGCGGTCGCGCGACCTGGTCGAGCGGACCATCGCCGCCCGCTTCGCCAACCCGCTGCTCGCCCCGCTGTTCGACTCGGCGCTCCTGGGCGCGCCCGGCGGCGACCTCGCCTTCACCACCGACGGGTACGTCGTGACCCCCCGCTTCTTCCCGGGGGCGGACATCGGCCGGCTCGCCGTCTGCGGCACGGTCAACGACCTCGCCGTCTGCGGTGCCGCGCCCATCGCCCTGTCGTGCGCTTTCATCCTCGAGGAGGGGCTGCCAGTCTCCGAGCTCGAGCGCGTGGCCGACGCGATGCGAGCCGCGGCCGACGAGGCGGGCGTGCCGATCGCGACCGGCGACACGAAGGTGGTCGAGCGGGGGAAGGGTGACGGAATCTTCGTCACCACGGCGGGCGTCGGGGTGATCCGCAGCGGCTGGCGGCCGCGGCCCGAAGCGACGCTCCCCGGCGACAAGGTGATCCTGACGGGCACGATGGGGGATCATCACTTGGCCGTGCTGATCGCCCGCAACAAGATGGCGATCGACGCGGACATCCGGTCGGACGCCGCCCCGCTCAACGGGCTGCTGCTGCCCGCGGTCGACCGGTTCGGTCCCGCCATCCGGATCATGCGCGACGCCACGCGCGGCGGAGTCGGGGTGACGCTCAACGAGCTGGCGCACGCCTCGGGGCGAAGGATCGTGCTCGACGAGTCGCGGTTGCCGGTCTCGCAGGCCGTGTCCGCCGTCTGCGAGATCCTCGGCTTCGATCCGTTATTCCTGGCGAACGAGGGGAAGGCGCTTTTGATCGTCGCCGCCGAAGCCGCCGACGAGGCGCTGGCGCTCCTTTCTCGGCACGAATACGGCCGCGATGCGGCGATCGTCGGCCGGGTGGCCGACGGCGCCCCC